Proteins from a single region of Streptomyces vinaceus:
- a CDS encoding RNA polymerase sigma factor — protein sequence MSGSRHTTPSEPRPVPDPESEPDPDPEPDPGTADRDADGHLVRRLRAAYAAGDGDPAVCELLYRRHRAAAFACARRCSRSPQDAEDLVSEAFIRTLQAVRSGAGPREDWRPYLLSVVRRTAVEWRAYAGRTVLTADIEAWCRPGPDGDDPQRRLLDGEDRRLVTRSFQALPERWKAVLWHTLVEDDCPHPVPLLLGITPSAVSSLAFRAREGLREAYLRAHLDTADDDRCRHYGSLLGAVMRRRGNTPRGRGLARHLASCRSCSRAYAELLDLNAALRAGAESAVLVAL from the coding sequence ATGTCCGGCTCTCGTCACACCACCCCCTCCGAACCCCGTCCGGTACCCGACCCCGAATCCGAACCCGATCCCGACCCCGAACCCGATCCCGGGACCGCGGACCGGGACGCGGACGGGCACCTCGTACGGCGGCTCAGGGCGGCCTACGCCGCCGGCGACGGAGATCCGGCCGTCTGCGAGCTCCTGTACCGGCGGCACCGTGCCGCCGCTTTCGCATGTGCGCGCCGCTGCTCCCGGTCCCCGCAGGACGCCGAGGACCTCGTGTCGGAGGCGTTCATCCGCACCCTCCAGGCGGTCCGCTCGGGAGCCGGGCCGCGCGAGGACTGGCGCCCGTACCTCCTGTCGGTGGTCCGCCGCACGGCCGTCGAGTGGCGGGCCTACGCCGGGAGGACCGTCCTGACGGCGGACATCGAGGCATGGTGCCGGCCCGGTCCCGACGGGGACGACCCGCAGCGCCGGCTCCTGGACGGTGAGGACCGCCGGCTCGTCACCCGCTCCTTCCAGGCCCTGCCCGAGCGCTGGAAGGCCGTCCTCTGGCACACCCTCGTCGAGGACGACTGCCCGCACCCCGTCCCCCTGCTGCTCGGCATCACCCCGAGCGCGGTGAGCTCACTGGCCTTCCGGGCCCGCGAGGGGCTGCGCGAGGCGTACCTGCGGGCCCACCTGGACACGGCCGACGACGACCGGTGCCGCCACTACGGCAGCCTGCTCGGTGCGGTGATGCGGCGGCGCGGGAACACGCCGCGCGGCCGCGGGCTCGCCCGGCACCTGGCCTCCTGCCGGTCCTGCTCGCGTGCGTACGCCGAGCTGCTGGACCTCAATGCCGCGCTGCGCGCCGGAGCGGAGTCCGCGGTACTGG